The Cohnella abietis genome has a segment encoding these proteins:
- a CDS encoding MerR family transcriptional regulator, with the protein MDVKKTKDASMLLGVSQTTVKKWASHYSSFFQKDHLGHYVFTDDDISLLQYIKEQIALGHTLDHIVPPVSPVSPVVELQQVPTNKNKQMDHTELLSRIREVERSVQQKADEVVSAQVLLHRAEIDEMRKMIAQLAATVETMQNVKSKPPSTYGELFLPAAEPTPIAPKKQSMFRYFF; encoded by the coding sequence ATGGATGTGAAAAAAACAAAGGATGCATCTATGCTGCTGGGAGTTAGTCAAACAACTGTGAAAAAGTGGGCTTCTCACTACTCCTCTTTCTTTCAGAAGGACCATCTTGGACATTATGTATTTACTGACGATGATATTAGTCTGCTCCAATACATTAAGGAACAGATTGCGCTAGGACATACCTTAGATCATATTGTTCCTCCTGTTAGTCCCGTTAGTCCCGTTGTGGAGCTACAGCAGGTACCTACAAACAAAAATAAGCAAATGGACCATACTGAACTCCTGTCCCGTATTCGCGAGGTTGAACGCTCTGTACAGCAGAAGGCCGATGAGGTCGTATCCGCCCAGGTGCTTCTGCATCGTGCGGAAATAGATGAAATGCGCAAGATGATAGCTCAGCTAGCTGCCACAGTTGAAACGATGCAAAATGTAAAAAGCAAGCCTCCGTCTACCTATGGAGAATTATTCCTTCCTGCAGCAGAACCAACCCCCATTGCTCCCAAAAAGCAAAGCATGTTTCGTTACTTCTTCTAA
- a CDS encoding polysaccharide deacetylase family protein produces the protein MRGKRPKKRRILPYALVLVALALLTSLFTLFQGWSRDGLSGAGVVDAAAPTESSEPAVLTTDKVPPVATPQASKDPGATTTQPPVKEPTSSPVVINKDIYKNKKLVALTFDDGPDNKYTEEILDLLAEYNVKATFFVVGTQVQKFPETAKRIVDEGHSIGNHSWSHKDLSKLSAAALELELDKTQRAIFKATGVTSELVRAPYGALSKTLLDTIHKDNMKHVFWTVDTRDWAGSSVAEMHKNVLANTHKGGIILMHSFGGRKHAIEHTIELLPSIIKDLGAKGYEFVTVDELIISGQSHSSVIK, from the coding sequence ATGCGGGGAAAAAGACCGAAAAAAAGACGCATTTTACCTTATGCGTTGGTGTTAGTAGCTCTAGCACTATTAACTAGTTTATTTACATTGTTCCAAGGCTGGAGTCGCGACGGATTATCTGGGGCTGGTGTAGTTGATGCCGCTGCTCCTACTGAATCTAGTGAACCAGCTGTACTGACGACAGACAAGGTACCACCAGTCGCTACGCCTCAAGCATCCAAGGATCCGGGAGCGACGACAACACAGCCTCCTGTCAAGGAGCCGACGTCTTCCCCCGTCGTTATTAACAAGGATATCTATAAGAATAAGAAGCTCGTTGCCCTAACCTTCGACGATGGTCCTGATAATAAATACACGGAAGAAATACTAGATCTCCTGGCTGAATACAACGTTAAAGCAACCTTCTTTGTAGTAGGCACTCAAGTACAAAAATTTCCTGAAACAGCTAAAAGAATCGTTGATGAAGGTCATTCTATTGGCAATCATTCTTGGTCCCATAAAGACCTATCCAAGCTTTCAGCTGCAGCATTGGAATTAGAGCTTGATAAGACGCAACGAGCTATCTTCAAAGCTACTGGTGTAACCTCGGAGCTTGTACGCGCTCCATATGGCGCTCTCTCCAAAACATTGCTTGATACCATTCACAAAGACAATATGAAGCATGTCTTCTGGACCGTAGACACAAGAGATTGGGCAGGTAGCTCCGTAGCGGAAATGCATAAGAACGTCCTAGCCAACACCCATAAGGGTGGAATCATTCTCATGCACTCCTTCGGTGGCCGCAAGCATGCAATTGAACATACGATAGAGCTTCTGCCTTCCATCATTAAAGATTTAGGCGCGAAAGGCTATGAATTCGTAACAGTCGATGAGTTAATTATATCCGGACAGTCTCATTCCTCCGTCATTAAATAA
- a CDS encoding class I SAM-dependent methyltransferase, which yields MKVSLYELISIIVLVSALLATISIVYASWKNGISPMPSSLRVREVVVKEINRLGDKGVIVEAGSGWGTLGIHIGKQCGGWRIIGIENSSVPLWFSKIWSWITFRRFQRVEQNRKTSVTFRRGNIYNYTYEDTSLVICYLYPGAMKQLSAILREKLPPSARVISACFALPEWQPEKVITCTDIYRTQVYIYRVGDNV from the coding sequence ATGAAGGTCAGTCTCTATGAGTTGATATCCATTATTGTACTTGTTTCCGCACTATTAGCTACAATATCTATTGTATATGCGAGCTGGAAAAATGGGATTTCCCCCATGCCTTCATCCCTTCGGGTTCGTGAAGTAGTAGTGAAGGAGATTAATCGATTAGGCGACAAGGGCGTAATTGTTGAAGCGGGGTCAGGCTGGGGAACACTAGGAATACATATAGGAAAGCAATGCGGCGGTTGGCGAATCATTGGCATTGAAAATTCATCTGTACCTTTGTGGTTTTCAAAAATCTGGTCGTGGATCACATTCCGACGATTTCAGAGAGTTGAGCAAAATCGCAAGACCTCGGTTACTTTTCGTAGGGGAAATATTTATAATTATACCTATGAGGATACCAGCCTAGTCATCTGTTATCTCTATCCCGGGGCTATGAAGCAATTAAGTGCGATCCTGCGAGAGAAGCTACCTCCTAGTGCACGAGTCATTAGCGCATGCTTTGCATTACCTGAGTGGCAGCCAGAGAAAGTGATAACCTGCACGGATATATATCGTACACAAGTTTACATCTACAGAGTAGGCGATAATGTATAA
- a CDS encoding MerR family transcriptional regulator has protein sequence MKIKEVTNKLNISPRAVRFYEHKGLLSPSKHPDNQYRTFTDKDIWRLQTIISLREAGMSISDIKQALESWDEDDKEELQYYLELQRSVMMSEWLQIKQAIETTEHMIQLLKTEQSLPLEHIFQLAEASKKRREHRGNWEDRWNFNQLATTHDERVSANSGNYADYDQALDLIVRQIRPIDNEQGLDIGTGTGNLAVRFMDLGHTMSGVDQSKEMLRLCHKKHPSLETRLGNFLALPYLEEQFDFVVSSFAFHHLTPDQQPLALEEIGRVLKPSGRICIADLMESNNGSKESSPDYPSIHSLVDWFERNGYNSVVTPVNKRLHLIYASKDEQHLV, from the coding sequence ATGAAAATAAAAGAGGTTACTAATAAGCTTAATATCTCGCCAAGAGCAGTCCGTTTCTACGAGCACAAAGGCTTGCTGTCTCCCTCCAAGCATCCGGACAATCAATATCGCACCTTCACGGATAAGGATATCTGGAGGCTGCAGACTATCATCTCCCTTAGGGAGGCTGGTATGTCTATATCTGATATTAAACAGGCTTTAGAGAGCTGGGACGAGGACGACAAGGAGGAGCTACAGTATTATCTGGAGCTGCAACGGTCGGTCATGATGTCAGAGTGGCTGCAGATCAAACAAGCCATCGAAACGACCGAGCACATGATCCAGCTTCTCAAAACCGAGCAATCCTTACCCCTCGAGCATATATTCCAGCTGGCAGAGGCGTCTAAGAAACGGCGAGAGCACCGTGGCAATTGGGAGGATAGGTGGAACTTCAATCAGTTAGCAACCACTCATGATGAGCGAGTTTCCGCGAATTCAGGAAACTATGCAGACTACGATCAAGCGCTAGACCTTATCGTACGTCAGATACGACCTATCGATAACGAGCAAGGGCTCGATATTGGAACGGGGACTGGGAATTTGGCTGTACGGTTTATGGATCTAGGTCATACCATGTCAGGCGTTGATCAATCGAAGGAGATGCTGCGCCTCTGCCATAAGAAGCACCCTTCACTGGAAACAAGATTGGGGAATTTTCTAGCCCTCCCTTATCTTGAGGAGCAATTTGATTTCGTTGTGTCCAGCTTTGCCTTTCATCACCTAACTCCCGACCAACAGCCTCTGGCTTTAGAAGAAATAGGTAGAGTGCTTAAGCCAAGCGGTCGTATATGTATAGCCGATCTCATGGAATCGAATAACGGGAGTAAAGAAAGCTCTCCAGATTACCCTTCGATCCATTCTTTAGTGGACTGGTTTGAAAGAAACGGCTACAACTCAGTTGTTACCCCTGTAAATAAACGGCTTCACCTTATATACGCCAGTAAGGATGAGCAGCACCTTGTTTAA
- a CDS encoding GGDEF domain-containing protein, with product MSYRGRLLSLAIVILNTALLILLSYTRQSNSYYALIISIAALYALVGWRLGKKYDQAKYYAEIDELTQVNNRRFALQIFPKLKKDADRKSSKIMIVIIDIDHFKTINDLYSHDIGDQVLRQISDALTDSFRNTDYIIRWGGDEFLVILPNVDEQATAALHIHMQERIKKISIPISIAVSVSVGQSLYPDEGKNLDELIKVADQNMYTHKNSKAKG from the coding sequence ATGAGTTATAGGGGCAGACTACTCTCACTTGCTATCGTCATCTTAAATACTGCGCTCCTGATTTTATTATCATACACGCGGCAAAGTAACAGTTATTACGCCCTAATCATTAGCATAGCGGCACTCTACGCCTTAGTAGGCTGGCGGTTGGGAAAGAAATATGACCAAGCAAAGTATTATGCTGAGATTGACGAGTTAACCCAAGTTAATAATCGTAGGTTCGCCTTGCAAATCTTCCCTAAGCTCAAGAAAGATGCAGACAGAAAATCAAGTAAAATCATGATTGTAATCATTGATATCGATCACTTCAAAACCATTAATGACTTGTATAGCCATGACATCGGAGATCAGGTTCTGCGACAAATTTCTGATGCCTTAACCGATTCCTTCAGAAATACGGATTATATTATCAGATGGGGCGGAGATGAGTTTCTCGTTATTCTTCCCAACGTTGACGAACAAGCTACAGCAGCTTTACATATTCACATGCAAGAAAGAATAAAGAAAATTTCCATTCCTATTTCAATCGCTGTGTCCGTTTCTGTAGGTCAATCTTTATACCCTGATGAAGGCAAAAATTTAGACGAGCTTATCAAGGTGGCTGATCAAAATATGTATACACATAAAAACAGCAAAGCTAAGGGATAA
- a CDS encoding HD-GYP domain-containing protein, which translates to MDDPQQESFLNMRVNKNIYNDIGTLIIPNHRVLTIKDIDRLAQQNIVLSDDDVEPVSILDLIDSAIKEVRDLFDKARNYGSVPFADVRDRIIPIIMFMSNHPNLSEILVHLEVHDEYVYRHSIGVALLSKLIGKTRGLNEAELLELTTAGFLHDIGKAKIPGAILNKPGKLTEEEFKVVKEHSVYGYEILKKSVGIPERYAYVALQHHEREDGSGYPFGLKGSHIDVYSKIVAVADVFHAMVSKRVYKQPVPFYKVLKEMSDNLYGSFDPGITLSFLKRLMDAMIGNTVVLSDGNEGKIVMVSAQDPVHPVVEVKGVYIDLSKEQQIHLEKIL; encoded by the coding sequence ATGGATGATCCGCAGCAGGAGTCTTTCTTGAATATGCGAGTAAACAAAAACATTTACAACGACATAGGAACCTTAATTATCCCGAATCATAGGGTGTTAACAATCAAAGATATCGATCGGCTTGCTCAACAGAACATCGTATTGTCAGATGATGATGTAGAGCCAGTATCCATTCTAGATTTAATCGATTCTGCGATAAAAGAAGTTAGGGATTTGTTTGACAAAGCGAGAAATTACGGCAGCGTTCCATTTGCTGACGTACGTGACAGAATTATCCCGATAATCATGTTCATGAGCAATCACCCGAATTTGAGTGAAATTCTGGTCCACTTAGAGGTTCATGATGAGTATGTATACAGACATAGTATAGGCGTCGCATTGTTATCTAAGCTAATTGGCAAAACCCGCGGTTTAAATGAAGCGGAGCTGCTGGAGCTCACTACGGCGGGATTTCTTCATGATATCGGGAAAGCTAAAATACCGGGAGCTATTCTTAATAAGCCGGGGAAGCTGACGGAAGAGGAATTCAAGGTAGTGAAGGAGCATTCTGTCTACGGGTATGAAATTCTCAAAAAATCTGTAGGTATTCCGGAACGATATGCTTATGTTGCGCTACAGCATCATGAACGTGAAGATGGGAGCGGATATCCCTTTGGATTAAAAGGGAGCCATATCGATGTTTACAGTAAAATCGTTGCGGTAGCAGATGTCTTTCATGCAATGGTTTCCAAGCGAGTGTATAAGCAGCCTGTTCCATTCTACAAAGTGCTTAAGGAAATGTCTGACAACCTATATGGCTCATTTGATCCAGGAATTACGCTTAGCTTTCTGAAACGGCTTATGGACGCAATGATTGGTAATACAGTGGTTTTATCGGATGGGAATGAAGGGAAAATTGTAATGGTCAGTGCTCAGGACCCGGTTCATCCAGTCGTTGAAGTTAAGGGAGTGTATATTGATCTAAGTAAAGAGCAGCAGATCCATCTAGAGAAAATTTTATAA
- a CDS encoding FapA family protein, with protein sequence MKKPVSETELKKLINQLNLEESSRSHETGDEVGGVEAPLNKKKQDGSIHVMNQRITVQNPIHGGEYAVINPMSPVRLFINDKEIYQESKVTAEDRISWENEEQPLFEIIISDDKLAAYLHLHAKARYSCRLVDDGPAQQLTVRVAEDIDIVLKTVQLGDVISKLEAMSIKARIEFAVIQQELLNPTFLPVVVASGKETIQGKDAQLEVYFPQQVESEFFEVDGTIDFRDHLRIPSIRKGEMMAKKIPMLDGTAGYDVLGCVTVPSPPKDLPIMVKANVELMPDGSVVARTQGRPRITGSKIKTLDISTSYVISGNVDIKTGNIVFSGDVIVYGDVTDNMIIESLGNVYVYGNVYSSTITATGSINVRGNVIASKLYSGYFGVLFNRLYHSSKQLCDYIEKLLYASKLLVQALESKKQEVSYGQIVNLLMETKMMEIPDAIKELLAVIDNIQQIKQEEYVKLKEVAEIFSQPTKIVEMATYGFVQSFLELLKVTHDEIERMQEAYVEISINQCHNSELKSNGDIVIHRDGVLLCDLYAARNIIFVHQSSMCRGSQLEAGDSIIAQIIGGQTGANTVLKARRKIQVKKMYAGRVCIGKYCKDIFEPVENTTFDIQALKKQV encoded by the coding sequence TTGAAGAAACCGGTTTCCGAAACCGAATTGAAGAAGCTAATCAATCAATTAAATCTGGAAGAGTCTTCACGAAGTCATGAAACGGGTGATGAAGTAGGAGGAGTGGAAGCCCCGCTTAATAAGAAGAAGCAGGATGGGTCGATCCACGTTATGAATCAGCGGATTACCGTTCAGAATCCAATCCATGGGGGAGAATATGCTGTCATTAACCCTATGAGCCCAGTCAGACTGTTTATTAATGATAAGGAAATTTATCAGGAATCGAAAGTGACAGCAGAGGATCGAATATCCTGGGAAAATGAAGAGCAGCCCCTATTTGAGATAATTATCTCGGATGACAAGCTCGCAGCTTACTTACACCTTCATGCTAAGGCGCGCTATTCCTGCCGACTTGTTGATGATGGACCGGCCCAGCAGCTGACTGTAAGAGTCGCAGAGGACATAGATATTGTACTGAAGACGGTGCAGCTTGGCGATGTTATTAGCAAGCTTGAGGCGATGTCCATTAAAGCGAGAATCGAATTCGCTGTTATCCAGCAAGAGCTGTTAAACCCTACTTTCCTGCCCGTAGTCGTGGCCAGTGGCAAAGAGACCATTCAGGGCAAGGACGCACAGCTTGAAGTTTATTTTCCCCAGCAAGTGGAGAGTGAATTTTTTGAGGTGGACGGGACTATCGATTTCCGCGACCATCTACGAATTCCATCCATTCGTAAAGGAGAAATGATGGCGAAGAAAATTCCTATGCTGGACGGGACCGCTGGGTATGATGTGCTAGGCTGTGTTACGGTGCCCAGCCCGCCCAAGGACCTCCCCATCATGGTGAAAGCGAATGTCGAGCTTATGCCAGATGGCTCCGTCGTGGCGCGGACACAGGGAAGGCCAAGGATAACGGGAAGTAAAATCAAAACTCTCGATATCTCTACTTCTTATGTTATTTCAGGGAACGTAGACATCAAGACGGGCAATATCGTGTTCTCCGGGGATGTTATTGTTTACGGAGATGTAACAGACAATATGATTATAGAATCTCTCGGTAATGTTTATGTCTATGGCAACGTATATAGCTCAACGATTACAGCCACGGGAAGCATTAATGTGAGAGGCAATGTTATTGCGAGCAAGCTTTACTCCGGTTATTTTGGCGTATTGTTTAATAGACTCTATCATTCTTCTAAGCAGTTGTGCGATTACATAGAGAAGCTATTGTATGCTTCCAAGCTACTTGTACAAGCTTTGGAGTCGAAGAAGCAAGAGGTTTCTTATGGACAGATTGTGAATCTGCTCATGGAAACTAAAATGATGGAAATCCCTGATGCCATCAAGGAGCTTCTCGCTGTCATTGATAATATCCAGCAAATTAAACAAGAGGAATATGTGAAGCTAAAGGAGGTTGCGGAAATTTTCTCGCAGCCGACTAAGATCGTCGAGATGGCAACATACGGGTTTGTTCAAAGCTTCCTAGAATTACTTAAGGTAACCCATGACGAAATTGAGAGAATGCAGGAGGCATATGTAGAAATTAGTATCAATCAGTGCCATAACAGCGAGCTGAAGTCCAATGGCGACATTGTCATCCATCGTGACGGTGTACTGTTGTGCGATCTATACGCCGCAAGGAATATTATTTTTGTCCATCAAAGCTCTATGTGCAGAGGGTCCCAGCTTGAAGCAGGAGACAGCATAATAGCTCAGATTATCGGTGGACAGACGGGCGCCAATACGGTGCTAAAGGCAAGGCGGAAGATTCAGGTGAAAAAAATGTATGCTGGTCGGGTTTGCATAGGTAAATATTGCAAGGATATCTTTGAGCCTGTCGAAAACACGACTTTCGATATCCAGGCACTGAAGAAGCAGGTATAG
- a CDS encoding branched-chain amino acid aminotransferase, translated as MDLNISVELTSAKKQKPEIDQLSFGKYFTDHMFIMDYDAGKGWHDPRIIPYQPISLDPAAKVFHYGQTVFEGMKAYKTAEGRILMFRPYKNLQRLNRSNARLSIPALDENVIMEALRKLVLVDEEWIPDEQGTSLYIRPFVIATQATLGVSPSEQYHFMIILSPVGSYYAEGINPVSIFVESEYVRAVTGGVGNAKTGGNYAAGLKAQQEATDKGYSQVLWLDGVHRKYIEEVGSMNVFFKVGGKVITPALNGSILDGVTRDSVIQLLRYWDIEVEERAISINELVEAYRNGTLEEAFGTGTAAVISPIGELNWQGDKLALNEGRTGPLSAKIYDFMTGIQRGTLEDPFGWVVKL; from the coding sequence ATGGATCTCAATATTTCGGTGGAGCTAACCTCTGCTAAGAAACAAAAACCCGAAATTGATCAGCTTAGCTTTGGGAAGTATTTTACGGATCATATGTTTATTATGGACTATGATGCAGGGAAGGGCTGGCACGATCCGCGTATCATTCCGTATCAGCCCATTTCGTTGGATCCAGCAGCAAAGGTTTTCCATTACGGTCAAACCGTGTTTGAAGGAATGAAAGCATATAAGACGGCTGAGGGCCGCATTCTGATGTTCCGTCCCTATAAGAACCTACAGAGGCTCAATCGTTCCAACGCCCGTCTAAGCATTCCTGCCCTCGACGAGAACGTAATAATGGAGGCGTTAAGAAAGCTTGTTCTAGTGGATGAGGAATGGATTCCGGACGAGCAAGGCACCTCACTCTATATTCGACCGTTCGTTATCGCGACACAAGCTACGCTGGGAGTATCTCCATCCGAGCAATATCATTTTATGATCATCCTGTCACCGGTCGGCTCTTATTATGCAGAAGGAATCAATCCAGTTAGCATCTTCGTCGAGTCCGAGTACGTTCGTGCTGTGACAGGCGGAGTAGGAAATGCCAAGACTGGCGGAAACTACGCGGCAGGACTTAAAGCGCAGCAGGAAGCTACTGACAAAGGATATTCTCAGGTGCTTTGGCTTGATGGTGTACATCGGAAATACATCGAGGAAGTCGGGAGTATGAATGTCTTTTTCAAAGTAGGCGGCAAGGTCATTACTCCAGCATTAAATGGAAGCATATTAGACGGGGTAACGAGGGATTCGGTTATTCAGCTGCTGCGGTATTGGGATATTGAGGTTGAGGAGAGAGCGATCTCGATTAATGAGCTAGTTGAAGCTTATCGTAATGGTACGTTGGAGGAAGCGTTCGGGACAGGGACAGCTGCAGTTATTTCTCCAATAGGGGAATTGAATTGGCAAGGTGATAAGCTTGCGCTCAATGAAGGTCGGACCGGGCCGCTCTCCGCTAAAATATATGATTTCATGACGGGCATACAAAGAGGAACATTGGAAGATCCATTTGGTTGGGTTGTGAAACTCTAA
- a CDS encoding cold-shock protein translates to MEQGTVKWFNADKGFGFIEVEGGNDVFVHFSAIQGDGYKSLDEGQRVEFNIVQGNRGPQAENVVKL, encoded by the coding sequence ATGGAACAAGGTACAGTGAAATGGTTTAACGCAGACAAAGGATTTGGATTTATCGAAGTAGAAGGTGGAAATGACGTATTCGTACATTTCTCCGCAATTCAAGGCGACGGTTACAAATCCCTTGACGAAGGCCAACGCGTTGAATTCAACATCGTTCAAGGCAACCGTGGACCACAAGCAGAAAACGTTGTAAAACTGTAA
- a CDS encoding CAP domain-containing protein, producing MKRIVIIVCLAMLVACSSQNQSQKMKTRSQSQSQPRSQFNVSSVDTKLPYNMHVVQKNESIADIAERYHVDIGDFLRANPDISKNINEPPSSGNEGTKAPQQSADAPLKQDETVKIPANESMTGYESEVLKLTNQERQKAGLAACAGTDSSLNRSARAKSEDMAANNYFSHESPTYGDPFAMMRNFGVQYQSAGENIAKGQPTPQEVVTAWMNSPGHRANIMNGSYTHLGVGYVVKNGEAYWTQQFIGK from the coding sequence ATGAAACGAATAGTGATAATAGTGTGTTTGGCTATGCTGGTGGCATGTAGCAGTCAAAATCAGAGCCAGAAGATGAAAACAAGATCTCAATCGCAATCACAGCCACGATCGCAATTTAACGTGAGCTCCGTTGATACAAAACTTCCTTACAATATGCATGTTGTCCAGAAGAATGAATCCATTGCTGATATTGCAGAGCGCTACCATGTGGATATTGGAGATTTTTTGCGGGCGAATCCAGATATCTCTAAGAACATAAATGAACCGCCCTCTTCCGGTAATGAAGGGACCAAAGCTCCCCAGCAGTCGGCGGATGCACCGTTAAAGCAGGATGAAACCGTTAAGATTCCGGCTAATGAGAGTATGACGGGCTACGAGTCAGAAGTATTAAAGCTTACTAATCAAGAGCGGCAGAAAGCAGGATTAGCTGCTTGTGCGGGGACTGACTCGAGCCTAAATCGTTCAGCTCGTGCAAAGTCAGAGGATATGGCTGCCAACAACTATTTCTCCCATGAATCTCCGACTTATGGAGATCCGTTCGCGATGATGCGGAATTTCGGTGTGCAATATCAGTCAGCGGGAGAGAATATCGCCAAGGGCCAACCGACTCCACAAGAGGTTGTCACAGCTTGGATGAATTCGCCGGGGCATCGCGCTAACATCATGAACGGTTCCTATACTCATCTTGGTGTTGGGTATGTTGTTAAGAATGGGGAAGCCTACTGGACGCAGCAATTTATCGGCAAATAA